In Phycisphaeraceae bacterium, the genomic stretch AGAAATAGGATGCTGCGGGCAGAGCCAGCAGCACCAGCAGAAAGAGCATTTCTCGCATTCCGAATCGCATGGCTTTGGTCCTTTGTGTGATCCCAGAACGACAGCACCGCCGCGAATACCGTCTCTCAGTCGGAGATCTGCACACCCAACGGGAGCGTTGGCGTGGGCTTGGCGAGTTTGCCCGATTCATCCACCACGATGGTGTCACCCAACGGGTCGCGCTGCTTGGCGTCACGCTTAACCATCATGGGCTGGATCTTCTGGAGATCGATCCCCTGATTGATCTTCAATTCCACGCGGAACTTCCGCATGGTTTCGTCTTCAACTTTCACTTCCTCGCTGTAAGCAAGGTTCAGGTCGATAAAGAGCGGCGAGCGACCCAGCGCTGACATGAATTGCGCCACCTGCACATCCGTCGGCGCGACACCGATGAGACTCAGCGTCACTTCCGTCTGCTTCACCTCCGGCTGAGGATGAGCTTTTTTCGCGGCTTCCGCCTTCTTTTCCTCGCGGGCTTTTTCCATCGAAGTCGCCGGCTGAGCATCGACCCGCACGACCTTGGTCTCAAAGCTCGCCTCGATCAGGCTCACGTTCGAGGGCATGTTGTTAATCAGTTCCGAGAAAATAAGCGTTCGCGGTACGCGCTCGAGCAGACTCGAAGTCACACGGGCCTTCTGAATCATCTCCTCTTTGCGCTGCCGAAGCTGATCGAG encodes the following:
- a CDS encoding PilN domain-containing protein, with amino-acid sequence MANSSFLPEDYLERKAQQRTNIFSLTMFVLVMGAVVAAYYVTNRQRTEVQSLQAQVNSRFETAAKRLEQLDQLRQRKEEMIQKARVTSSLLERVPRTLIFSELINNMPSNVSLIEASFETKVVRVDAQPATSMEKAREEKKAEAAKKAHPQPEVKQTEVTLSLIGVAPTDVQVAQFMSALGRSPLFIDLNLAYSEEVKVEDETMRKFRVELKINQGIDLQKIQPMMVKRDAKQRDPLGDTIVVDESGKLAKPTPTLPLGVQISD